Genomic segment of Cronobacter dublinensis subsp. dublinensis LMG 23823:
CGCCCACTGGCGCTCTATGTTCCAGCAACTGCCTGGCACCGGCGCGAAACCGGATCAATTCCATTCAAAAACGCGTGATTATTTCCGTCGTCTGGCGAAGGATGCCTCACGTTACTCTTCCTCGATTTCCGACCCTGACACGAATGCGAAGCAGGTTAAAGTCCTGCAGCTTATTAACGCCTATCGCTTCCGTGGCCACCAGCACGCGAATCTCGATCCGCTTGGCTTGTGGCAGCAGGAGCGCGTCGCGGATCTGGATCCTGCTTTCCACGATCTGACCGAAGCCGATTTCCAGGAAACCTTTAACGTAGGCTCTTTCGCGCTCGGCAAAGAGACCATGAAGCTCGGCGATCTCATCGAGGCGCTTAAGCAGACTTACTGCGGCTCCATCGGCGCGGAATACATGCATATTACCTCGACCGAAGAGAAACGCTGGATCCAACAGCGTATCGAATCAGTCACAGGCCACGCGGGCTTTAGCGCGGATGAGAAAAAACGCTTCCTGAGTGAGCTGACCGCAGCGGAAGGTCTGGAGCGTTATCTGGGCGCCAAATTCCCTGGCGCGAAACGCTTCTCGCTCGAAGGCGGCGATGCGTTAATCCCGATGCTTAAAGAGATGATTCGCCATGCCGGTAAGAGCGGCACGCGCGAAGTGGTGCTGGGTATGGCGCACCGCGGTCGTCTTAACGTCCTGATTAACGTGCTCGGTAAAAAACCGCAGGATCTGTTTGACGAATTTGCCGGTAAACATAAAGAGCATCTCGGCACCGGCGACGTGAAATACCACATGGGTTTCTCGTCCGACATCGAAACCGAAGGCGGCTTGGTACACCTGGCGCTGGCGTTTAACCCGTCGCACCTGGAGATTGTCAGCCCGGTGGTTATTGGCTCCGTGCGCGCGCGTCTCGACCGTCTGGATGAGCCGAGCAGCAACAAAGTGCTGCCGATCACCATTCACGGCGACGCCGCCGTCGCAGGGCAGGGCGTGGTTCAGGAAACCCTGAACATGTCCAAAGCGCGCGGGTACGAAGTGGGCGGTACGGTACGTATCGTTATCAACAACCAGGTGGGCTTTACGACGTCCAACCCGCTTGATGCCCGCTCCACCCCGTATTGCACCGACATCGGCAAAATGGTGATGGCGCCGATTTTCCACGTCAACGCGGACGATCCGGAAGCCGTGGCGTTTGTTACCCGCCTGGCACTCGATTTCCGCAACACCTTCAAACGCGACGTGTTTATCGACCTGGTGTGCTACCGCCGTCACGGCCATAACGAAGCCGACGAGCCGAGCGCGACCCAGCCGCTGATGTATCAGAAAATCAAAAAGCATCCGACCCCGCGCAAACTCTACGCTGACAAGCTGGAGCAGGAAGGCGTGGCGAAGCTTGAGGACGCGACCGAGATGGTCAACCTTTACCGCGACGCGCTGGATGCCGGCGAGTGCGTGGTGAAAGAGTGGCGTCCGATGAACATGCACTCCTTCACCTGGTCGCCGTATCTCAACCATGACTGGGATGAAAGCTACCCGAATAAAGTCGAGATGAAGCGTCTGCAGGAGCTGGCGAAGCGCATCAGCACCGTGCCGGACGGCATTGAGATGCAGTCGCGCGTGGCGAAAATTTACGGCGACCGTCAGCTGATGGCGAACGGCGAGAAACCGTTCGACTGGGGCGGGGCGGAAACGCTGGCCTACGCGACGCTGGTCGATGAAGGCATTCCGGTGCGTCTGTCCGGCGAAGACTCCGGTCGCGGTACGTTCTTCCACCGTCACGCGGTGGTGCATAACCAGACCAACGGGTCGACCTGGGTGCCGCTGCAACACATTCATAACGGCCAGGGCCAGTTTAAAGTCTGGGACTCCGTACTCTCTGAAGAAGCGGTGCTGGCGTTTGAATATGGCTATGCCACCGCAGAGCCGCGCACCCTGACCATCTGGGAGGCGCAGTTTGGCGACTTCGCCAACGGTGCGCAGGTCGTTATCGACCAGTTCATCAGCTCCGGCGAGCAGAAATGGGGCCGTATGTGCGGTCTGGTGATGTTGCTGCCGCACGGCTATGAAGGCCAGGGCCCTGAGCACTCCTCCGCGCGTCTGGAGCGTTATCTGCAGCTCTGCGCCGAGCAGAACATGCAGGTGTGCGTGCCGTCAACGCCTGCGCAGGTTTACCACATGCTGCGTCGTCAGGCGCTGCGCGGTATGCGTCGTCCGCTGATTGTCATGTCGCCAAAATCGCTGCTGCGCCACCCGCTGGCCGTGTCCACGCTGGATGAACTGGCGAACGGCGCGTTCCAGCCTGCTATCGGCGAAATCGATGACATCGATCCGCAAGGCGTGAAACGCGTCGTGCTCTGTTCTGGTAAGGTTTATTACGACCTGCTGGAACAGCGTCGTAAGAATGATCAGAAGGATGTGGCGATTGTCCGTATCGAACAGCTCTATCCGTTCCCGCATCACGCGTTGCAGGAAGCGCTGAAGCCGTTCGCGCACGTACATGATTTCGTCTGGTGCCAGGAAGAGCCGCTCAACCAGGGCGCCTGGTATTGCAGCCAGCACAACTTCCGTGAAGTGATTCCGTTTGGTTCTGCATTACGTTA
This window contains:
- the sucA gene encoding 2-oxoglutarate dehydrogenase E1 component, producing MQNGAMKAWLDSSYLSGSNQSWIEQLYEDFLTDPDSVDAHWRSMFQQLPGTGAKPDQFHSKTRDYFRRLAKDASRYSSSISDPDTNAKQVKVLQLINAYRFRGHQHANLDPLGLWQQERVADLDPAFHDLTEADFQETFNVGSFALGKETMKLGDLIEALKQTYCGSIGAEYMHITSTEEKRWIQQRIESVTGHAGFSADEKKRFLSELTAAEGLERYLGAKFPGAKRFSLEGGDALIPMLKEMIRHAGKSGTREVVLGMAHRGRLNVLINVLGKKPQDLFDEFAGKHKEHLGTGDVKYHMGFSSDIETEGGLVHLALAFNPSHLEIVSPVVIGSVRARLDRLDEPSSNKVLPITIHGDAAVAGQGVVQETLNMSKARGYEVGGTVRIVINNQVGFTTSNPLDARSTPYCTDIGKMVMAPIFHVNADDPEAVAFVTRLALDFRNTFKRDVFIDLVCYRRHGHNEADEPSATQPLMYQKIKKHPTPRKLYADKLEQEGVAKLEDATEMVNLYRDALDAGECVVKEWRPMNMHSFTWSPYLNHDWDESYPNKVEMKRLQELAKRISTVPDGIEMQSRVAKIYGDRQLMANGEKPFDWGGAETLAYATLVDEGIPVRLSGEDSGRGTFFHRHAVVHNQTNGSTWVPLQHIHNGQGQFKVWDSVLSEEAVLAFEYGYATAEPRTLTIWEAQFGDFANGAQVVIDQFISSGEQKWGRMCGLVMLLPHGYEGQGPEHSSARLERYLQLCAEQNMQVCVPSTPAQVYHMLRRQALRGMRRPLIVMSPKSLLRHPLAVSTLDELANGAFQPAIGEIDDIDPQGVKRVVLCSGKVYYDLLEQRRKNDQKDVAIVRIEQLYPFPHHALQEALKPFAHVHDFVWCQEEPLNQGAWYCSQHNFREVIPFGSALRYAGRPASASPAVGYMSVHQKQQQDLVNDALNVN